Proteins encoded by one window of Bactrocera oleae isolate idBacOlea1 chromosome 4, idBacOlea1, whole genome shotgun sequence:
- the LOC106627274 gene encoding uncharacterized protein, with protein sequence MTAKSLLPLLMATIVSTALAQSPVDWQPLLDQQNLVLRQVVRTLQLTRGGLIGAEETDACFDWYLNNQTAINEVYYKDYNDCKNTATAAKTLLSKQSALEREDLLDDGHSLCSALGACESISDSLEFFQCYNKMSSNNSPQLLNITVTSERIADKLTISYRAINDTERVCTTEARVKNVNDLSISRTNLNNCLNGDWNPPRGARKL encoded by the exons ATGACAGCAAAATCTCTACTCCCCTTGCTGATGGCAACAATTGTCAGCACTGCCTTGGCACAATCGCCTGTGGATTGGCAGCCGTTGCTTGACCAGCAGAACTTGGTTCTACGCCAAGTGGTGCGGACATTGCAACTGACCCGTGGCGGACTCATCGGAGCTGAGGAAACCGATGCCTGTTTCGATTGGTATTTGAATAATCAGACTGCGATCAATGAAGTCTACTATAAGGATTACAACGACTGCAAGAATACGGCAACGGCAGCAAAGACATTGCTGTCGAAGCAAAGTGCTTTAGAACGTGAAGACCTTTTGGATGATGGTCACTCACTTTGCTCTGCTTTGGGTGCATGTGAAAGTATCTCCGATAGTCTGGAATTCTTCCAGTGCTACAATAAGATG TCTAGCAATAACAGTCCGCAATTGTTGAACATAACTGTCACATCGGAGCGCATAGCTGACAAATTGACAATTTCATATCGAGCCATTAATGACACCGAACGTGTATGTACTACTGAAGCCCGTGTTAAGAATGTGAATGACCTGAGTATCAGTAGAACGAATCTCAATAACTGTTTGAATGGTGATTGGAACCCCCCCCGGGGGGCGCGAAAGCTCTGA
- the LOC106627280 gene encoding uncharacterized protein, whose protein sequence is MARALEFTLLSVLFIAMQAHANLTRYRNRIHEINTDQTLIDFLLNTRNLQQSDPKRSNECFAYYLPKLSDCYDEYEKDYSQCLWSAEDRRKKIDESTYKQRDEIEESSAHACKLLENCVPNKDSIDYFKCFELASTTNQHTMANVSASASDTLAEVKHAYSDSDYQENGCLIDAKRKYDGNNNVIYNSLQSCLNGVSDVPTTTTSPTASTSTPIHTTTLTTQISSDPTTTTQNY, encoded by the exons ATGGCACGTGCATTGGAATTCACTCTACTCAGCGTCCTTTTCATCGCTATGCAAGCGCATGCGAACCTAACACGCTACCGCAACAGAATACACGAAATCAACACCGATCAAACTTTGATCGATTTCCTGCTGAACACGCGCAACCTCCAGCAAAGTGATCCGAAGCGTTCCAATGAATGCTTCGCTTACTATTTGCCGAAACTCTCCGATTGCTATGATGAATATGAAAAGGATTATTCACAATGCTTGTGGAGTGCCGAGGATAGACGCAAAAAAATTGACGAGTCAACATATAAGCAGCGAGATGAAATCGAAGAATCGAGTGCGCATGCCTGCAAGCTGCTAGAAaactgtgtaccaaataaggaCTCCATTGATTACTTTAAGTGCTTCGAGTTGGCG AGTACTACAAATCAGCATACTATGGCAAATGTTTCCGCAAGTGCCTCTGATACGCTGGCTGAGGTGAAGCACGCTTATAGCGACTCTGATTATCAGGAGAATGGTTGTCTGATCGATGCGAAACGCAAATACGATGGAAACAACAACGTCATCTATAATAGTTTACAAAGTTGCCTAAATGGTGTATCTGATgtaccaacaacaactacaagtcCCACAGCATCCACATCAACTCCAATTCATACAACAACGTTAACAACGCAAATATCTTCGGatccaacaacaactacacaaaATTATTAG
- the LOC106627282 gene encoding uncharacterized protein: MFNPSTMAQQVSSLKQLESLLLLLFLLWFANSCCNQAQAFAVLPENVFGGGAGLLVNDIVVGDVALPVTRVENDCFETFLQESRSASNTYASAYRACQMLGSRKRMEYVSAEWSTREDMMEQVTALCKNLCDCAQIVADLEFFQCSAQHSYKGVNTMQQVYLNSTAATVELEHKYEEAEKEILLCIISAEQEYVDLSSKAFLKLSKCLKAT; this comes from the exons ATGTTTAACCCATCAACAATGGCTCAGCAAGTGTCATCGTTAAAACAGTTAGAgtcgctgttgctgttgctgtttttattatGGTTCGCCAACAGCTGTTGCAATCAGGCGCAGGCATTTGCGGTATTGCCGGAGAATGTGTTCGGTGGTGGCGCCGGTTTGCTGGTGAATGATATTGTTGTTGGCGATGTCGCTTTGCCGGTGACGCGCGTTGAAAATGATTGCTTTGAGACATTTTTGCAGGAGAGTCGAAGTGCGAGCAACACCTATGCGTCGGCATATCGAGCATGTCAAATGTTGGGCAGTCGGAAGCGTATGGAATATGTGAGCGCGGAATGGTCAACTCGAGAGGATATGATGGAGCAGGTGACAGCGTTGTGTAAGAATCTTTGTGATTGTGCACAAATTGTGGCTGATCTGGAATTCTTTCAATGCAGTGCCCAACAT TCCTACAAAGGTGTGAACACAATGCAGCAAGTTTATTTGAATTCAACCGCCGCCACCGTGGAATTGGAACACAAATATGAAGAAGCGGAAAAGGAGATTCTATTATGTATTATCTCTGCCGAGCAGGAATATGTGGATTTGTCTAGTAAAGCGTTTCTAAAGCTGTCGAAATGTTTAAAAGCAACTTGA
- the LOC106627269 gene encoding protein TsetseEP, protein MFKIVLCVLSTILVAECTVPSRISARADIALGNFLLAQQGRATTPTSMQCFTLYVPLLNEATNQWAIEYERCVQAAEDGRDNILAQASTLQSGISNLAAGVCGYVQSCNVINNSLSALDCFGYLSSNTVSTIYVVSNNASDVAADLRQQINFVDVESYRCSNASERQYVERTGQIYTALNYCLENGPPPTIPPPTTTTVSPSLSSADVNDIQLISAPRRTPLGVLNSQPRTAAAAHPAPRSNLISIFNNWLHQNGNQEAQNV, encoded by the exons ATGTTCAAAATCGTATTGTGTGTACTCAGCACCATCCTGGTGGCGGAG TGTACGGTCCCCAGCCGCATTTCAGCTCGTGCTGATATCGCTTTGGGCAACTTTCTGCTGGCCCAACAAGGACGCGCCACAACACCGACATCAATGCAATGTTTCACCCTTTATGTACCGCTACTGAACGAAGCAACCAACCAGTGGGCGATAGAATATGAGAGATGCGTGCAAGCGGCAGAAGATGGTCGTGATAATATTTTGGCACAGGCGAGTACACTCCAAAGTGGCATCTCTAATTTAGCAGCTGGTGTTTGTGGTTATGTGCAATCGTGTAATGTGATCAATAATTCATTGTCGGCACTCGACTGTTTCGGATATTTG TCTTCAAACACAGTGTCCACCATTTACGTCGTCTCTAATAATGCTTCCGATGTGGCAGCAGATTTACGGCAGCAAATCAATTTTGTTGACGTCGAGTCCTATCGTTGCTCAAACGCGAGTGAACGTCAGTATGTGGAGCGCACTGGACAAATCTACACCGCGCTTAATTATTGTTTAGAAAATGGTCCACCACCAACAATACCACCACCCACCACCACTACAGTCAGCCCCTCTCTATCGTCCGCTGACGTAAATGATATACAACTGATTTCTGCTCCTCGTCGTACGCCCTTGGGTGTTTTGAACAGTCAGCCTCGGACGGCTGCTGCTGCTCATCCTGCGCCGAGGAGtaatttaatttccattttcaATAATTGGTTGCATCAAAATGGCAATCAAGAGgctcaaaatgtgtaa
- the LOC106627286 gene encoding uncharacterized protein, translating to MESKEGKHMQTIALAIFSLALISTTLAVPFTYVAKAKADNNILNMLAESNMLSGSAEPEITIECFNHFIPILNQISTNFSVQYEQCVTVATQAEANLSTSAAQNRATFVNETSAICSAFTSCNSDSDNLNFFDCYATAASTDVNEIYNLSKDAANAAISLKGGLQLITDTEEICTNNAQLAYAAQTSETYKELNACFVNGL from the exons ATGGAAAGTAAAGAAGGCAAACATATGCAAACTATAGCATTAGCAATTTTCTCGTTGGCCCTCATAAGTACCACATTg GCTGTGCCCTTTACCTACGTTGCCAAAGCTAAGgctgataataatatactaaacaTGCTCGCCGAATCCAATATGTTGAGTGGCTCGGCTGAGCCTGAAATCACTATCGAATGTTTCAACCATTTTATTCCGATCTTAAATCAAATTTCAACCAACTTCTCGGTGCAATATGAACAGTGTGTAACCGTGGCTACACAAGCTGAAGCGAATCTCTCTACCTCAGCTGCACAGAATCGTGCAACTTTCGTTAATGAGACCTCTGCTATTTGCAGTGCTTTCACTTCCTGCAACAGTGACAGCGACAATTTGAACTTCTTCGACTGTTATGCCACAGCT GCTTCTACTGATGTCAATGAGATCTACAATCTGTCAAAAGATGCTGCCAATGCAGCCATTTCTCTTAAAGGTGGATTGCAACTAATTACGGATACTGAGGAAATCTGCACCAATAACGCTCAACTTGCATATGCTGCGCAGACCTCTGAGACCTATAAAGAATTGAATGCTTGTTTTGTCAATGGCTTGTGA
- the LOC106627293 gene encoding uncharacterized protein, protein MQTMIFTILILALIGTTTAVPPFAVAQAEANEDVIYLLGPNTISWGSADPEITSQCFTYYMPLLNQITLNFSVQYELCVTVASQAITKLSASAAQNRANFVNETTNICSAFTSCNSENNNLDFLNCYAIALSADISESYNLSGSALNAAISLKGGLQQIKYTEQICKNEAQQAYSTQTSKTYKELYACFANGLPIASTIKASAST, encoded by the exons ATGCAAACGATGATTTTCACAATTTTGATTTTGGCACTCATTGGCACAACAACg GCTGTACCACCGTTTGCTGTCGCTCAGGCCGAGGCAAATGAAGACGTAATCTATTTACTGGGTCCAAATACGATTTCATGGGGTTCTGCTGACCCCGAAATCACATCGCAATGTTTCACTTACTACATGCCACTCTTAAATCAAATTACGCTGAACTTTTCGGTGCAATATGAGCTATGTGTTACTGTGGCCTCACAAGCAATAACCAAGCTCTCTGCTTCAGCAGCGCAGAATCGTGCAAATTTCGTAAATGAGACGACCAACATTTGCAGTGCTTTCACTTCGTGTAACAGTGAGAACAATAATTTAGACTTTCTCAATTGCTATGCCATAGCT TTATCTGCTGATATCAGCGAAAGCTATAATCTGTCGGGCAGCGCTTTAAATGCAGCTATATCATTGAAGGGTGGTCTGCAGCAAATCAAGTATACTGAACAAATCTGCAAAAATGAGGCCCAACAGGCATACTCAACACAGACCTCGAAAACTTATAAGGAATTATATGCCTGCTTCGCTAATGGATTGCCAATCGCTAGTACTATTAAAGCCTCAGCTAGCACATGA